The nucleotide window GAGTAGCAACGGTGCTTTAGTCATTACCTGACTGTAAAAAATATAGAAAATATCATATAAGAATTCCATATCTTTACCCCTGATTAATTTTTAATTTTAATGGTATGTAGGATGTGATGATGTCTAGTTTTGCTCACGAACTAGACTTTACCAATCAAAAGTAATCATTCAATGCTCACTTGTGATTACTTTGATTTATATCAATTAACCACACCCAGAATGTGTCTAATTGAGCTTGGGATCACACACAAAAACACAAAATTCAATAAAATCAACTACTTATAAATCATTGTGATTAAAGTCTGATTTTTGTAGCGATGTGGTTTGACAATCACGATGGTGATTATTAGAATCAAAACAAATCAAAAGTAATCATCAAATTGTCACAACGACATAAAGAGTGATAAATATGAATGAAGTACAAAGACATAACGGCATCGTATCGCTGTTAGAAGATATGCAGACAATTAACGTCTCTCATATTATTGATAAATTTAGCGTTTCTCCTGCTACTGCTAGACGTGATATCGCTAAGTTAGATGAAGTTGGCCGACTTAGAAAAATTCGAAATGGTGCGGAACGAGTAGAAACTCAGAAGAGAAAGTGGTCACCACTGAATATCAACAGCACTGAGTTTTATGAAGAGAAATCAGAGATTGCTCAAGCAGCTGCCGGGCTTTGTCAGGCTGGCGATACAGTCGTGATCAACTGTGGTTCGACGGCTTTCCTACTCGGTCAGCAATTATGTGGGGAAGATGTTCAGATCGTAACGAACTACTTTCCACTCGCAAGCTACTTGATCAACGAAGATCATGACGATGTCATCATCATTGGTGGTCAATACAACAAAGCGCAGAACAT belongs to Vibrio cyclitrophicus and includes:
- the ulaR gene encoding HTH-type transcriptional regulator UlaR; protein product: MNEVQRHNGIVSLLEDMQTINVSHIIDKFSVSPATARRDIAKLDEVGRLRKIRNGAERVETQKRKWSPLNINSTEFYEEKSEIAQAAAGLCQAGDTVVINCGSTAFLLGQQLCGEDVQIVTNYFPLASYLINEDHDDVIIIGGQYNKAQNIFLNPAPNSLGGYAGNWMFTSGKGLTDAGLYKADMLTAVAEQQMLEQVDKLVVVVDSSKVGQRTGMLFCSTKQIDIVITGKDANPEVVKRIEAQGTQVILV